Proteins from a genomic interval of Youhaiella tibetensis:
- a CDS encoding extracellular solute-binding protein produces the protein MRIRTMLAGLAAGLSLMAVTAAQAVEIQYWQYVFETRVNAMDQLIKNFEAANPDITVKQVTFPYADYQTKVIASQAAGQGPDVLQFFYGWLDQFQKGGVLQPLDPAVFPSDKIESDFFPIVTAVKRGDSYYGLPTAVRSLALFYNKKLLDEAGVKPPQTLDELVDVATKTTKTDGGGNITSEGITLDFAGQDHQWWREVLVRQFGGVPYDADGNVAYNDEAGLKALEFYTGLQTDKKVGLAGFMDEGQAAFKAGLAAMTIDGTFRLGAFKPITDFEWGVVELPANADGLRSNYASYFANGIGAGATGEKKAAAEKFLAYITSDEAMKVWLDVVGELPARRAAALTDANLADPIYAPFLKGLDYAKTTQFLDEAGQRQTAIDMVNRVFLEGQSPKDSLAQAASAEQAIIDAAKAK, from the coding sequence ATGCGCATTCGTACCATGCTGGCCGGTCTCGCTGCCGGGCTCAGCCTGATGGCCGTCACCGCCGCCCAGGCGGTGGAAATCCAGTACTGGCAGTACGTCTTCGAGACTCGCGTCAACGCGATGGATCAGCTGATCAAGAATTTCGAGGCCGCCAACCCCGACATCACCGTCAAGCAGGTGACCTTCCCCTACGCCGACTACCAGACCAAGGTCATCGCCTCGCAGGCGGCCGGCCAGGGTCCGGATGTCCTGCAGTTCTTCTACGGCTGGCTCGACCAGTTCCAGAAAGGTGGCGTCCTGCAGCCACTTGATCCGGCGGTTTTCCCGAGCGACAAGATCGAGTCTGATTTCTTCCCGATCGTCACCGCCGTCAAGCGCGGCGACAGCTATTATGGCCTTCCGACGGCAGTGCGTTCGCTGGCGCTCTTCTACAACAAGAAGCTGCTCGACGAAGCCGGCGTTAAGCCTCCCCAGACCCTCGACGAACTGGTCGATGTCGCCACCAAGACCACCAAGACCGACGGCGGTGGCAACATCACCTCGGAAGGCATCACCCTCGATTTCGCCGGCCAGGACCACCAGTGGTGGCGCGAAGTGCTCGTCCGCCAGTTCGGCGGCGTGCCCTATGACGCCGATGGCAACGTCGCCTATAACGACGAAGCGGGCCTGAAGGCTCTCGAATTCTACACCGGCCTGCAGACCGACAAGAAAGTCGGCCTTGCCGGCTTTATGGATGAGGGCCAGGCCGCCTTCAAGGCTGGCCTCGCCGCCATGACCATCGATGGCACCTTCCGCCTGGGCGCCTTCAAGCCGATCACCGATTTCGAGTGGGGCGTGGTCGAACTGCCGGCCAATGCCGACGGCCTGCGCTCGAACTATGCCAGCTACTTTGCCAACGGCATCGGCGCCGGCGCTACCGGCGAGAAGAAGGCCGCGGCCGAGAAGTTCCTGGCCTACATCACGTCCGATGAAGCCATGAAGGTCTGGCTCGACGTCGTCGGTGAACTACCTGCCCGTCGCGCCGCCGCGCTGACTGACGCGAACCTGGCCGACCCGATCTACGCGCCGTTCCTCAAGGGTCTCGATTACGCCAAGACCACTCAGTTCCTCGATGAGGCCGGCCAGCGCCAGACCGCCATCGACATGGTCAACCGCGTCTTCCTCGAAGGCCAGTCGCCCAAGGATTCGCTTGCCCAGGCCGCTTCGGCGGAGCAGGCGATCATCGACGCTGCCAAGGCGAAGTAA
- a CDS encoding GumC family protein — translation MSGTDILFYLAVFWRRLPYFVGAALLVAAAGIATVMLLPPVYRASSKILVETPQISADLARSTVASDSPSQIQVITESILTTASLVNLADQFHVYEGRTNMTDFDVAQDMAKRIGVGQLPMDLRGAATFDVSFDAETPELSADVTNEIASRILSENIRQRTARAGDTLDFFKQEVDRLSASLTDLEGKILAFKNKNADALPDSLDFRRNQQSSQQERLQLLVREEATLRSRKTNLTEAFNSGAALPVSSGPQTPQERLLDQLEQTLAAQTGIYADDSPNMLAIKARIATVKAEVLAASKAANAADVKRPATDLDVELAGIDDRLAFITQEKASITADLADLSKSIAATPANEAVLNALERDYNDVKAQHSAAVSRLADASTGEQIELRSKGERLTILEPAVPPQRPYSPNRTRLGLLSIAAAIAVGAGVVALLEYLNKTIRRPVQLTRALDIEPLATIPIIRTKRERQRQRLLLTGMAVAGSIVVIALALVAVHYATGSFNGMGMGVAKI, via the coding sequence TTGAGCGGCACGGACATTCTCTTTTACCTGGCGGTTTTCTGGAGGCGTCTTCCCTATTTCGTTGGCGCTGCCCTGTTGGTCGCGGCCGCCGGCATCGCGACGGTGATGCTGCTCCCGCCCGTCTATCGCGCGAGCTCGAAGATCCTCGTGGAGACGCCGCAGATTTCGGCTGATCTGGCACGCTCGACCGTCGCCTCGGACTCGCCTTCCCAGATCCAGGTCATCACAGAGAGCATCCTGACCACCGCGAGCCTGGTCAATCTGGCCGACCAGTTTCACGTCTATGAGGGCCGCACCAACATGACGGACTTCGACGTCGCCCAGGACATGGCAAAGCGCATCGGGGTGGGACAGTTGCCGATGGACCTGCGTGGCGCGGCGACCTTCGACGTCTCGTTCGACGCCGAAACGCCCGAGCTCTCTGCGGATGTCACCAACGAGATCGCCAGCCGAATCCTGAGCGAAAACATCCGCCAGCGCACGGCGCGCGCGGGCGACACGCTCGACTTCTTCAAGCAGGAAGTGGATCGGCTCAGCGCCAGCCTCACCGATCTCGAAGGCAAGATCCTCGCCTTTAAGAACAAGAACGCCGACGCCTTGCCCGACAGCCTCGATTTCCGGCGTAACCAGCAGTCGTCCCAGCAGGAGCGCCTGCAACTGCTGGTGCGCGAGGAAGCGACGCTGCGCAGCCGCAAGACCAACCTGACGGAGGCCTTCAATTCCGGCGCCGCCCTGCCGGTGAGCTCAGGCCCTCAGACGCCCCAGGAACGGCTGCTCGATCAACTTGAACAGACGCTGGCCGCCCAGACCGGCATCTATGCCGATGACAGCCCGAACATGCTGGCTATCAAGGCCAGGATCGCCACCGTAAAGGCAGAAGTGCTGGCGGCGTCCAAGGCGGCCAACGCTGCCGATGTGAAGCGCCCGGCCACCGACCTGGACGTGGAACTGGCGGGGATCGATGACCGCCTGGCCTTCATCACCCAGGAAAAGGCCTCGATCACGGCCGACCTTGCCGATCTCTCCAAATCCATAGCGGCAACGCCGGCCAACGAGGCCGTGCTCAACGCACTCGAGCGCGACTACAACGACGTCAAGGCCCAGCACAGCGCCGCCGTCAGCCGCCTGGCCGATGCCTCGACCGGCGAGCAGATCGAACTGCGTTCCAAGGGCGAGCGCCTCACCATCCTCGAGCCTGCCGTGCCGCCCCAGCGTCCCTATAGTCCGAACCGGACCCGGCTGGGGCTGCTCTCGATCGCGGCTGCGATCGCTGTCGGAGCGGGCGTGGTGGCACTGCTCGAATACCTGAACAAGACGATCCGCCGACCCGTGCAACTGACGCGGGCGCTCGATATCGAACCTCTGGCCACGATCCCGATCATCAGGACCAAGCGCGAGCGCCAGCGCCAGCGTCTCCTCCTGACCGGCATGGCGGTGGCAGGCTCGATCGTGGTCATCGCTCTGGCTCTTGTGGCCGTGCACTACGCCACTGGTTCTTTCAACGGAATGGGGATGGGTGTTGCCAAGATCTAA
- a CDS encoding PIG-L family deacetylase yields MLSDRERLARQQAQPALVTLHRALSRLRSVLTVMNTGAHPDDEQSGMLAYFRYGLGMRVVVACSTRGEGGQNSLGPERTAALGIMRTREMEEAARVLDADIAWLGHGPDDPVHDFGFSKSGEDTLGRWGRERTLERLVRAYRTERPDIVIPTFLDVPGQHGHHRAMTEAAEAALELAADPEAFPEHFEEGLSPWTVAKYYLPAWSGGGGTYDDEVPPPPATLIVEAAGRDEATGAAYDNIGEWSRARHASQGMGFWREPKTQWPLHLLRGAAPDQASIKDNLPDSLAALDTGLAYAPADALRAGQMAIDTAIAAFPDAQRIIAALGQARDSINAARQHLDADAENRIGHRLERKLREIDAAILTAAGVTGSAWAEPHIVAPGGRSTLSINLESGRQVEALTAFASGSASIAAGEGAEATGTFQMPLEVSANAELSTQYAPSFSALGGNGEVFVMVEAEIAGRIVRATLDLDEPFQIAPAAIVAIEPDAILLNLRDERRAWPVDISSSVGEPRLETHAGFHGQATTPGHIELSAPTDVAPGRYALGVLAGNVPGYSRRDIAYPHIGRTAWYAPQRLDVLALDLALPDRTRVGYVGGGADNVGIWLERMGLNVTWLDREALQGDLSAYSTIVVGIFAFGLRPDLAAATERLHDWVQGGGHLVTLYHRPSDGWDPTRTPPRRLVIGSPSLRWRVTDPEAPVTILDPGHPLLNGPNRIGPGDWAGWDKERGLYFASEWDDAYEPLVALNDKGETALKGALLSARVGTGRHTHTALGLQHQMDRLVPGAFRLMANLCAPASQN; encoded by the coding sequence ATGTTGTCCGATCGTGAGCGCCTCGCACGCCAACAGGCGCAACCTGCGCTGGTGACCCTTCACCGCGCCCTTTCGCGCCTCCGCTCGGTGCTGACGGTGATGAACACCGGGGCGCATCCGGACGACGAACAGAGCGGCATGCTGGCCTATTTCCGCTATGGACTGGGCATGCGCGTCGTTGTGGCGTGCTCGACGCGGGGCGAAGGCGGACAGAACAGCCTGGGGCCCGAACGCACTGCCGCGCTGGGCATTATGCGAACGCGGGAGATGGAGGAAGCCGCACGCGTGCTCGATGCCGACATCGCCTGGCTCGGCCATGGACCGGACGATCCGGTGCACGACTTCGGTTTTTCCAAGAGCGGGGAAGATACGCTGGGACGCTGGGGACGCGAGCGCACCCTCGAGCGTCTGGTGCGCGCCTACCGAACCGAGCGACCTGACATCGTCATCCCAACGTTCCTCGACGTTCCAGGTCAGCATGGGCATCACCGGGCGATGACGGAAGCGGCGGAGGCGGCGCTGGAGCTGGCTGCCGACCCCGAGGCGTTTCCCGAACACTTCGAGGAAGGCCTTTCTCCCTGGACGGTTGCCAAATATTACCTGCCTGCCTGGTCGGGCGGGGGTGGGACCTATGATGACGAGGTGCCTCCGCCACCCGCAACCCTGATTGTGGAGGCCGCTGGACGCGACGAAGCGACCGGAGCGGCCTATGATAACATCGGCGAATGGTCGCGCGCCCGGCACGCCTCGCAGGGCATGGGATTCTGGCGCGAGCCCAAGACCCAATGGCCGCTGCACCTCCTGCGTGGCGCAGCGCCCGATCAGGCCAGCATCAAGGACAACCTTCCGGACAGCCTCGCCGCCCTTGACACGGGATTGGCGTACGCACCCGCTGACGCGCTGCGCGCCGGCCAGATGGCTATCGACACCGCCATCGCGGCCTTTCCGGATGCGCAGAGGATCATTGCCGCCCTGGGTCAGGCCCGCGACTCGATCAACGCAGCGCGGCAACATCTCGACGCCGATGCGGAGAACCGGATCGGTCATCGGCTCGAACGCAAGCTGCGCGAGATCGATGCGGCGATACTGACTGCCGCCGGGGTGACGGGAAGCGCCTGGGCCGAACCACATATCGTGGCGCCCGGCGGACGCTCCACGCTTTCAATCAACCTCGAGAGTGGGCGCCAAGTAGAGGCGCTGACTGCCTTCGCCAGTGGTTCCGCCTCGATTGCCGCAGGTGAAGGCGCCGAGGCGACGGGTACCTTCCAGATGCCGCTCGAGGTGTCGGCAAATGCCGAACTGTCGACGCAGTATGCGCCTTCCTTCTCCGCGCTGGGCGGGAACGGGGAAGTCTTCGTCATGGTGGAGGCCGAGATCGCCGGACGCATCGTGCGTGCCACGCTCGATCTCGATGAGCCATTCCAGATCGCGCCGGCTGCGATCGTGGCGATCGAACCGGACGCCATCCTTCTCAACCTGCGCGACGAGCGCCGCGCCTGGCCGGTGGACATCTCCTCCAGTGTCGGAGAACCCAGGCTCGAGACGCATGCCGGTTTCCATGGTCAAGCCACAACGCCGGGGCATATCGAGCTCTCGGCGCCCACCGATGTCGCGCCGGGTCGCTACGCCCTGGGCGTGCTCGCCGGCAACGTGCCGGGATATTCGCGGCGCGACATTGCCTATCCCCACATCGGGCGCACCGCTTGGTATGCGCCGCAGCGGCTCGACGTGCTGGCACTCGACCTGGCCCTGCCCGATCGCACCCGTGTCGGCTATGTCGGCGGCGGAGCGGACAATGTCGGGATCTGGCTCGAGCGGATGGGCCTTAACGTCACTTGGCTCGACAGGGAGGCCCTTCAGGGCGACCTCTCGGCCTATTCGACCATCGTCGTCGGCATCTTTGCGTTCGGACTGCGCCCGGACCTTGCGGCGGCGACCGAACGCCTGCACGACTGGGTACAGGGGGGCGGGCATCTGGTGACGCTCTACCATCGCCCTTCGGATGGATGGGACCCCACACGGACGCCGCCGCGCCGCCTCGTCATCGGATCGCCATCGCTGCGCTGGCGCGTGACCGACCCTGAGGCCCCCGTCACGATCCTCGATCCAGGCCATCCACTCCTCAACGGCCCGAACCGGATCGGACCGGGCGATTGGGCCGGGTGGGACAAGGAACGCGGGCTCTATTTCGCCTCCGAGTGGGACGACGCCTACGAACCGCTCGTGGCTCTGAACGACAAGGGCGAGACTGCTCTCAAAGGCGCTCTCCTTTCGGCCAGGGTCGGCACCGGACGCCATACGCACACCGCCCTGGGGCTCCAGCACCAGATGGATCGTCTCGTGCCCGGTGCGTTCAGACTCATGGCCAACCTTTGCGCACCGGCATCGCAAAACTAA
- a CDS encoding ROK family transcriptional regulator has product MRTKAGSPSPQQVAIGNNPERSRAHNRRVVLDVVRAHGPLGRTRIARLAQLTPQAVANIVDELASEQMLIEVGRLRSGRGQPPIQFAVNPNGPMTAGVEVAADHITTVILDLAGQVRASRVSPLDDSRPQQVAAILPRELSLMRKTIPDWAGKLLGVGVVMPGPFEIEGMTSVGPTTLPGWGEVDATKLITRSTSEVVIIENDATAAAVGERLFGAGRHLSNFLMIYFGAGLGLGIIHDGQPLRGAFGNAGEIGHVVVAPRGRPCPCGQNGCLERYSSVQALREKLAEVGIDATAGIDIDIDSLGVEGQSAFAEWIEEAAAHLAPMVAMLENIFDPETIVFGGSLSDATIDAIIARLAPLPRSVSSRRIRALPRVIRGQTGNLTAALGAAALPLLETFTPKLDLAAGPVPTPEEAFHVVRS; this is encoded by the coding sequence ATGAGGACCAAGGCGGGGAGCCCGTCGCCGCAACAGGTGGCGATAGGCAACAATCCGGAGCGCAGCCGCGCCCACAACCGGCGTGTGGTGCTCGATGTGGTGCGCGCCCATGGACCACTCGGCCGGACCCGCATCGCGCGCCTCGCGCAGCTCACCCCGCAGGCGGTCGCCAACATCGTGGACGAGCTGGCGAGCGAGCAGATGCTGATCGAAGTCGGGCGTCTGCGCTCGGGACGCGGTCAGCCCCCGATCCAGTTCGCCGTCAACCCGAATGGTCCTATGACCGCCGGCGTCGAAGTCGCGGCCGACCACATCACCACTGTGATCCTCGACCTTGCCGGGCAGGTTAGAGCCTCGCGGGTCAGCCCCCTCGATGACAGCCGCCCCCAGCAGGTGGCCGCTATCCTGCCGAGAGAACTTTCGCTGATGCGCAAGACTATCCCTGATTGGGCCGGCAAGCTCCTTGGGGTGGGGGTAGTGATGCCAGGGCCCTTCGAGATCGAGGGCATGACCTCGGTCGGTCCGACGACCCTTCCCGGCTGGGGAGAGGTCGATGCTACCAAGCTCATCACGCGCTCAACCAGCGAAGTCGTCATCATCGAGAACGACGCCACCGCCGCCGCGGTCGGCGAGCGGCTCTTCGGGGCGGGCCGGCACCTTTCCAATTTCCTGATGATCTATTTCGGCGCCGGCTTGGGCCTGGGGATCATCCATGACGGCCAGCCACTGCGGGGCGCCTTCGGCAATGCCGGTGAAATCGGCCATGTGGTTGTGGCGCCCCGGGGCCGCCCATGCCCCTGTGGCCAGAACGGATGCCTGGAGCGCTACTCATCGGTCCAGGCTCTGCGCGAAAAGCTGGCCGAGGTCGGTATCGACGCGACGGCCGGCATCGACATCGACATCGACAGTCTGGGCGTCGAGGGACAATCGGCGTTTGCCGAATGGATCGAGGAGGCCGCCGCACATCTGGCCCCGATGGTCGCCATGCTCGAAAACATCTTCGATCCAGAAACCATAGTTTTCGGCGGATCGCTATCGGACGCGACCATAGATGCCATCATCGCGCGGCTGGCGCCCCTGCCCCGCTCGGTTTCGAGCCGCCGCATCCGGGCGCTGCCGCGCGTCATTCGCGGCCAAACAGGGAATTTGACTGCCGCCCTTGGCGCCGCCGCGCTGCCACTTCTCGAAACCTTTACGCCCAAGCTCGACCTGGCTGCGGGTCCGGTCCCAACGCCCGAGGAGGCATTCCATGTTGTCCGATCGTGA
- a CDS encoding sugar transferase, translating to MSVDKTSISKVPVYESGDRAALRRGFYPPVKRLIDIAGTLAGGVVALPLVAVSAALVKLDGGPAFYHQKRLGKDGKVFEIWKLRSMVMDADEHLARYLADNPEAKAEWDRDQKLKHDPRITRVGRFLRKYSIDELPQLWNVFKGDMSLVGPRPMFPSQRQIYPGSACFALRPGITGLWQTSARNASSFSERADYDLRYAQEMSLSLDLAIMMRTVGIVLKGTGY from the coding sequence ATGTCGGTGGACAAGACCTCGATATCCAAGGTCCCGGTCTATGAAAGCGGCGACCGCGCGGCGCTGCGTCGCGGGTTCTATCCGCCGGTCAAGCGACTTATCGACATCGCGGGCACTCTCGCGGGGGGCGTCGTGGCGCTGCCGCTGGTGGCGGTCTCGGCCGCCCTGGTCAAGCTGGACGGCGGACCGGCCTTCTATCACCAGAAGCGCCTCGGCAAGGACGGCAAGGTCTTCGAGATCTGGAAGCTGCGCTCGATGGTCATGGACGCCGACGAACACCTGGCCCGCTACCTCGCAGACAACCCGGAGGCCAAGGCCGAATGGGACCGCGACCAGAAGCTCAAGCACGACCCGCGGATCACCCGGGTCGGCCGCTTCCTGCGAAAGTATTCGATAGACGAGCTTCCACAGCTTTGGAATGTGTTCAAGGGCGACATGAGCCTGGTCGGCCCGCGCCCGATGTTTCCCAGCCAGCGCCAGATCTATCCGGGCAGCGCGTGCTTTGCACTGCGGCCGGGGATTACCGGGCTCTGGCAGACCAGCGCGCGCAACGCCTCTTCGTTTTCCGAGCGCGCCGACTACGACCTGCGCTATGCCCAGGAAATGTCGCTCAGCCTTGATCTAGCGATCATGATGCGCACCGTCGGCATCGTGCTAAAGGGGACCGGCTACTAA
- a CDS encoding CpsD/CapB family tyrosine-protein kinase — MFAVNTPAPTADEIWKSLPELRLDQAKLEDNRLIAAVQPDAAHIPIDMLRTRVASMMSEKGWTRVAVTSPTAGCGKTTIAINLAFSMARRRQGKVVLIDLDFRRPRVGALLELNPKRQLEEYFEGKVRLSECFSRIGQNLAVAVNTSQVSRAAELLHSDGVKLALSEIERDLKPDMIICDLPPMLVNDDFLAFQPNAHCSLLIAGAEYSTVGEIDVCERDLAQHETLLGVVLNKCRYSPARYGYGYY, encoded by the coding sequence ATGTTTGCCGTCAACACGCCGGCGCCTACCGCCGATGAAATCTGGAAGTCGCTGCCTGAGTTGAGGCTCGACCAAGCCAAGCTGGAAGACAACCGCCTGATCGCGGCAGTGCAGCCGGATGCGGCCCATATTCCCATCGACATGCTGCGCACGCGCGTGGCCTCTATGATGAGCGAGAAAGGCTGGACCCGCGTCGCGGTCACCTCGCCCACTGCCGGTTGCGGCAAGACCACGATCGCCATCAACCTGGCGTTCTCGATGGCGCGCCGTCGCCAGGGCAAGGTGGTGCTGATCGACCTCGATTTCCGCCGCCCGCGCGTCGGCGCGCTGCTCGAGCTCAATCCCAAGCGGCAGCTCGAGGAATATTTCGAGGGCAAGGTCCGCCTCTCCGAGTGCTTCTCCCGCATCGGCCAGAACCTGGCCGTGGCGGTCAACACCTCCCAGGTCAGCCGAGCAGCCGAACTGCTGCATTCGGACGGCGTCAAGCTGGCGCTTTCCGAGATCGAGCGCGACCTCAAGCCGGACATGATCATCTGCGATCTGCCCCCGATGCTCGTCAACGACGACTTCCTGGCCTTTCAGCCCAATGCGCATTGCTCGCTGCTCATTGCCGGCGCAGAGTATTCGACGGTCGGGGAAATCGACGTGTGCGAGCGCGATCTGGCCCAGCACGAGACTCTCTTGGGGGTTGTTCTCAACAAGTGCCGCTACAGCCCGGCGCGCTACGGATACGGCTACTATTAG